The Bombus terrestris chromosome 9, iyBomTerr1.2, whole genome shotgun sequence genome contains a region encoding:
- the LOC100649217 gene encoding serine/threonine-protein kinase fray2 isoform X1, whose amino-acid sequence MDSKRHERSSKSNTDSPPAPPSPPMYSASYTTYDGYKNRMSSRRSPSPLEYRSSRTSRNDSPQDRRRRRRSTSKSSPTRSYKRSRSPDRDKDRDRDRDRSRKYSRRDRSRSRSRGRSRSRDRRRSRSRNRSKDRHRGRESRRYHRAPSYESDTAEDNTETSVSHPVVPPQSNAFKNDGSFMEMFKKMQEQMQPAQKPATSVLEEKTVVPPPLMVGKRRGGRILKTGMVAKPKTEQTVEQPKDAWSLYMAEVKKYREVCCQEEDNTRPLVK is encoded by the coding sequence ATGGATTCAAAACGGCATGAACGGAGTTCCAAGTCCAATACAGATTCACCACCAGCTCCACCTTCGCCTCCTATGTATAGTGCAAGTTATACAACATATGATGGGTACAAAAACAGAATGTCGTCGCGTCGTTCACCTTCACCCTTGGAGTATAGAAGCAGTAGAACTTCCCGAAATGACTCACCACAAGACAGACGTAGAAGAAGACGCAGTACTTCAAAATCTTCTCCAACTAGATCGTACAAACGATCTCGATCCCCTGATAGAGATAAAGAtcgagatagagatagagatcgATCGCGCAAATATTCCAGGAGAGATAGATCAAGGTCTAGGTCAAGAGGAAGATCGCGCTCCAGAGATAGGAGACGTAGTCGCAGTCGTAATAGGAGTAAAGATAGACATAGAGGTAGAGAAAGCCGCAGATACCATAGAGCACCATCGTATGAGTCAGATACAGCTGAAGATAATACAGAAACATCTGTATCTCATCCAGTTGTTCCTCCACAATCTAATGCTTTTAAGAATGATGGTAGTTTTAtggaaatgtttaaaaaaatgcaGGAACAAATGCAACCTGCACAAAAACCGGCGACTTCTGTTTTGGAAGAAAAAACTGTTGTTCCTCCACCTTTGATGGTAGGAAAGAGGCGAGGAGGTAGAATTTTAAAAACTGGAATGGTTGCCAAACCAAAGACTGAACAAACTGTTGAACAACCCAAGGATGCTTGGTCACTCTATATGGCTGAAGTGAAAAAATACAGAGAAGTTTGTTGTCAGGAAGAAGATAACACAAGACCATTGGTTAAATAG
- the LOC100649217 gene encoding cytochrome c oxidase subunit 6b-3 isoform X2 — translation MVKYTELGNAATLETPINLKPNTAPYDPRFPNQNQTRYCYTSFVDFQRCKKRHGEDYDACKYFKKVYTAMCPNSWITNWNDQIENGNFQGNI, via the exons ATGGTTAAATATACAGAACTTGGAAACGCGGCAACATTAGAAACCCCCATCAATTTGAAACCAAACACAGCACCATATGACCCAAGATTCCCAAATCAAAACCAGACAAG ATATTGTTACACTAGTTTTGTGGACTTTCAACGTTGCAAAAAACGACATGGTGAGGATTATGACgcatgtaaatatttcaaaaaagtaTACACTGCAATGTGCCCAAATAGTTGGATAACAAATTGGAATGATCAAATTGAGAATGGAAATTTTCAAGGAAACATATAA